The genomic stretch CACTCGGTGCTGAACGCGAAACACCACGAGAAGGAAGCCGAGATCGTGGCGAAGGCGGGCCAGAGGAACGCCGTCACCATCGCCACCAACATGGCCGGCCGCGGCACCGACATCGTGCTGGGGGGCAATCCTGAAATGCTCGCCAAATCCGAAGGGTTGCACGAGGGGGGCGAAGGCTGGGCCGAACGGCTGGCCGAACTGACCGTATCGTGCGCCGCCGAACGCGAGGACGTGCTCGCCGCGGGGGGCCTCAAAATCATCGGCACCGAGCGGCACGAAAGCCGCCGCATCGACAACCAGCTCCGCGGCCGCTCCGGCCGGCAGGGCGACCCCGGCGAAAGCCGTTTCTACCTTTCGATGGAAGACGACCTGATGCGCATCTTCGGCTCCGAACGGCTTTCCACCATCATGGAAAAGCTCGGCATGGAGAAGGGGGAGCCTATCGAACACGGCATGGTCTCCCGCGCCATCGAAAACGCCCAAAAGCGGGTGGAAGGGCACAACTTCGACATCCGCAAACATCTGCTGGAATACGACGACGTGATGAACAAGCAGCGCGAGACCATCTACGGCCAGCGCCGCTTGATTCTGGAGGGGGCCGACCTGCGCGAAACGCTGCTGGATTTCGCCGACCAGACCGCCGAAGAGTTCATCGCCGAGACGATGGACGAAAAAGCGCACGCCGACGACTGGGACGTGGAGGGGCTGAAAACCCGCCTTACCACCCACTTTGGCATGGCGGTGGAGATAGAGAAAGGGAAACACCTCAAAATCGGTTCGCGGGCGCTGGCGTGGGACACCATGATGCCCGAAGACGTGCTCAACGCCGTTGAACACGAAATCGAAAATCTCTACAACGCCAAGGAAGCGGAAATCACCCCGGAACGCTACGCCGAATTGAAACAGTACATCATGCTGAACGTGATCGATACGCAGTGGAAGGAACACCTGCTGA from Nitrospinota bacterium encodes the following:
- a CDS encoding SEC-C domain-containing protein, which codes for HSVLNAKHHEKEAEIVAKAGQRNAVTIATNMAGRGTDIVLGGNPEMLAKSEGLHEGGEGWAERLAELTVSCAAEREDVLAAGGLKIIGTERHESRRIDNQLRGRSGRQGDPGESRFYLSMEDDLMRIFGSERLSTIMEKLGMEKGEPIEHGMVSRAIENAQKRVEGHNFDIRKHLLEYDDVMNKQRETIYGQRRLILEGADLRETLLDFADQTAEEFIAETMDEKAHADDWDVEGLKTRLTTHFGMAVEIEKGKHLKIGSRALAWDTMMPEDVLNAVEHEIENLYNAKEAEITPERYAELKQYIMLNVIDTQWKEHLLIMDHLKEGINFRGYAQKNPLNEYKKEGHALFGEMIDRFRREVTGVLFRIQVAEERKEEPLAQRRQPVRMVESHGAPPEEPHTVKRDHDKIGRNDPCPCGSGKKYKKCHGIGH